One region of Pirellulales bacterium genomic DNA includes:
- a CDS encoding MerR family transcriptional regulator, with translation MCFEALKVGELARRTRLTIRTLHHYDEIGLLRPSLHTESGHRLYTAGDVARLQQVLSLRQLGFALEEIRDCLNRPDFSPVELIERHLARLREQVELQRKLYQRLEAIAAGLRTAGEVSAEEFLQTIEVMTMIESYYTPEQMESFRKRSAEAAAAGVDLAQQAQQGTAAWQELLAQLKVEMDSGTDPADPKVQALEKRRQALVSAFSGGDKAIEENLKRMWMEQGDKLCAQFGIDPKVMAYLGKAAEAAR, from the coding sequence GTGTGTTTCGAGGCCCTGAAAGTGGGCGAGCTGGCGCGGCGGACAAGATTAACTATCCGCACGCTGCACCATTACGACGAGATCGGCCTGCTGCGGCCGTCGTTGCACACCGAGTCGGGGCATCGCCTCTACACGGCCGGCGACGTCGCCCGCTTGCAGCAAGTGCTGTCGCTCCGGCAGCTCGGCTTCGCGCTGGAAGAGATCCGCGACTGCCTGAATCGGCCGGACTTTTCGCCCGTGGAGCTGATCGAGCGGCATCTCGCGCGCCTGCGCGAGCAGGTTGAATTGCAGCGCAAGCTATACCAGCGGCTTGAAGCGATTGCCGCTGGCCTGCGCACGGCGGGGGAAGTCTCCGCCGAAGAGTTCCTCCAAACAATTGAGGTGATGACCATGATCGAAAGCTATTACACACCTGAACAAATGGAATCCTTCCGCAAGCGCAGCGCGGAGGCTGCGGCGGCTGGCGTAGACCTTGCCCAGCAAGCCCAGCAAGGGACTGCTGCCTGGCAAGAGCTGTTGGCCCAGCTCAAGGTGGAGATGGACAGCGGTACCGACCCGGCCGATCCGAAAGTGCAGGCGCTGGAAAAGCGCCGGCAGGCCCTGGTCAGCGCTTTCAGCGGCGGCGACAAGGCCATCGAGGAAAACCTGAAGCGAATGTGGATGGAGCAAGGGGACAAGCTCTGTGCCCAGTTTGGTATCGACCCGAAGGTGATGGCCTACCTCGGCAAGGCGGCGGAGGCCGCACGCTAA